The Vibrio gazogenes DNA segment ATAAACGGCACCAGACACCAGTAGCAGCACACTCATCGTGATCATTGCACGATACCAGCGCTTCCTTTTTTCAAAAAGAAGTTGTGTAAAATTCATGGACTATCAAATCAGAGAAAACAGAGGGGCTCACCTTAACGTTTCACCCAAGAAATAGAAAGAGGTCATGCCGATGATTGTTCCTATCCGGCAGACCTCTGCTTTGAAATATATCCGAAGATGACAAAGACTGTCATATCACACATAACAATTAGTCATAAACCAATTGATCCTGCTCATACCTCACGGTTACCGGACAAACCATCAATAAAGCAGGTTCACCAATCGGAACATGTTTATCAGGGAAGAGGATCGCCTCTCCCTCATTTTTGGCCATTAACGGCTTATCACCGTCATGACCGAACACTTCTCCGTGCATAAAAGCAGTAAAATTTTCGGCATCATCTGAAAAAATAAAATCAAAATCGTCATTGAGCCGAACAATTGTCCGACTGACCCGATAAAATTTTATCTTTCTTGGCAAGTGTTCATTCACTTCCCGGGCACACAAATCACGCAGCGTAATGTCAAATGCATTAAAGCCTTCTAATGGACTTTGCCCTAGCCGGGATGATTGACCCAGTTCAATCGCCAAAGAACGAGCGGAATAACAATCTGCGGTATACCAGCTGAAAGAACTAGAAGGCGCATTGGCTAAAACCAGTGCGTCAAGGTGGGCCAGTTCAGCAAAATGGATCAGTTCTTTTGGCCGAACAGGATGTCGAACTTTGGGACTAATGGCGAATGCGTGATAAAGGGAGGGATTTAAAGTACTGTGTAAGTCAAAATGCCAGCGTTGATCGCTGGGGGTGTCTTTCCAGAATGATTTAAGGAGAACTTTCAGATTATCGGCGATCACCAACTCTTGTGAAGACTCTCTTGGCTTATCATCAAATAAACGTTCCAGATTCTCCTCAAAAAACTGCGTATGGTGTTTGAGCGCGTCTAAGTGAGCAATGATAAACAGACAATGCTCCCGGACTGGCTGAAATCCACTGTCGATATCAGAAACAATCCGATTGACTAATTCAACCGGCCCGGCATCTTTACCGTGAATCGCACATGAGACGACAATATGCTGTGTCAGTTCATCCATTTGTGGTGGAATGACTTCCAGAATCCCCGGACCATGTAGCTTTAACAACACCCCATCATCCGTTGTATATTCACTCGATAAAAGAGCACCATCACTATATAAACTATCAATCAGAAATGACTGACGAAAAAGTGAATTGCTC contains these protein-coding regions:
- a CDS encoding succinylglutamate desuccinylase gives rise to the protein MSNSLFRQSFLIDSLYSDGALLSSEYTTDDGVLLKLHGPGILEVIPPQMDELTQHIVVSCAIHGKDAGPVELVNRIVSDIDSGFQPVREHCLFIIAHLDALKHHTQFFEENLERLFDDKPRESSQELVIADNLKVLLKSFWKDTPSDQRWHFDLHSTLNPSLYHAFAISPKVRHPVRPKELIHFAELAHLDALVLANAPSSSFSWYTADCYSARSLAIELGQSSRLGQSPLEGFNAFDITLRDLCAREVNEHLPRKIKFYRVSRTIVRLNDDFDFIFSDDAENFTAFMHGEVFGHDGDKPLMAKNEGEAILFPDKHVPIGEPALLMVCPVTVRYEQDQLVYD